AAGGCATAAATACTACAGAGTTGCTAGTTGAATCTGTGGCGGATGTTAAGGTAGCATATGTAGCAGGCGAAGGATTCTATGTGGAAAGAGGAGGCAAGGGAAATAATTGCATGAGGATAAGCTTTGGTAGTGTTGATCCCGAGAAAATCAGAATAGGTATTGAACGTCTGGGCAAGTTAATATGCTCTAAATTAGAATAGAATAAAAATAAATACATTTGAACGCGGCGGAAGAATTTTTTATTATAATTTTTACGCCGCGTTCAAGATTAAAGAAATCTTTCTACTTTTCTATGCTTTCAACTACATCATCGACTATTTTTATGGATGATGCTTTTGTGTGCATTTTCTTCATGTTTTTTTTCATTGCATTAAGCAATGAAGGGTTTTTAATTAATTCAATGGTGCTGTCAATAATCTGGTATGAATTGTTTGCTATAATAGCTGCCCCTTTTTTTTCAAAGTATAATGCATTTTCCTTTTCCTGACCTGGAACAGGCTTAATAATTATTAAAGGAATTTGTACGGCCAATGCTTCGCTTAAAGTAATCCCACCGGATTTTGTAATCATGCAGCATGAAATTTTATATAAATCGTCGATATTTTCAATAAAGCCAAACACTTTTAGATTTCTGAGCCCAAGTGATTCAAGTTTCGCTTTCTGAATTTTGTTATTCCCGCATACAACAGCAACCTGAATCATTTTATTTTTACAAAGCTCTACGCATACCTTTTTAATGTTTTTAAACACTCCAAATGCGCCAGAGTTTATGAGAACAATTTTTTTCCCTCTTTTAAAGTTATACTTTTTGTAAAGCATGGAAATGCTTTCGGCTTCCTCAAAGGCATCTCTTATAGGAATGCCTGACACCACAGTTTTTTCAACGGGAATATTCAATTTTTTAAGTTCTTCCTGAAGTTCTTCCGTAGCAATGTAAAATTTGTCTATCTCTTCACTCAGCCAGAGTTTGTGAGCATAGAAGTCTGTTACTATGTTAAATACGGGGATATTTTCGCCAAGCTGATTTTTTATCCTCAATGAAGCCAGTATGGGGAATGTATTTATAATTACATCCGGTTTAAACTGACTGGCTATTTCGTTCAATTTTTTATACCCAAAGTTTCGATATAATTCAATAACTTTTTTATCGGTAAGTTTTTCAGAGCCGTAATACAATATAGAATAAGCTTCTCCGAATTCATAGCTTCTAATGTATGCTTTTTTTATTGTTTCGGTTATTTTAGGATGAGCTTCCGTAAAAAGATCAACAATGAAAACATTGTTGTAACCTTTGTTAATAAATGCATTTTTTAATGCTGTAGCTACCATTTTGTGTCCGTTTCCGAAGGGCGCGGTAGTAATTAATATATTTAAATTCATAATGCCTCCGTGAAAATCATTAATTTATGTTCTGTTTATACCTGTTATCAAATATTATAATATATGGCGCGGATTTATTAAAGAAAATTATGTAAAAAAATATATTTGGGGGGTAAATATGTTGGGAGAGGGATTAGAAGCATTTGTTCTGGTATTTGTAGCCGAGGTTGGAGATAAAACACAGCTAATGCTAATGACACTTGCTGCAAAATACACAGTAATGCAGATGCTTTTAGGCATATTTCTCGGCGTTACTGTCAATCACGGAGCAGCCGTAGCCATAGGTTGCTGTCTGTCAAATGTAATTCAAGGAAAATTGCTTCAGTTATTTGCAGGTTTTATATTTGTTGTGTTTGGTATAATAACAATTTTATATGATGAAGAAGATGGAAAAAAAACAAACTATAAATTTGGACCGATAATTACGACTGCTATGACATTTTTACTGGGAGAAATGGGAGACAAAACACAACTTACTGCTATGACACTTGCAATGGAAGCTCAGTATCCTTACATGGTGCTTGCAGGCTCTGTTGCCGGGATGATGGTCATAGGCATGATTGGAATAATTATTGGAACGGCATTGACTAAACATATCCCATCTAATATAATAAAAACAGTATCAGGGTTAGTATTTATAATATTTGGGTTAATGAGGTTTATTGAATAGATGGAATTGAACGAAATAAAAAGCAAAATAAAAAAGGTTACTCCGCGGCCGATGGATGACGATTTGAGATTTTCGGTGCTTGTGCCTCTAATTGAAATAGAAGGCGAGCTGCACATCATTTATGAGGTTAGATCGAAATACGTAAAGCAGCCGGGAGAAGTATCTTTTCCGGGAGGAAAAATAGAAGAAAATGAGAGCCCGCAGTATGCGGCAGTGAGAGAAACCTGCGAGGAACTGGGAATAGATGAATCCCGTGTTGAAATAATTAGCGAGCTGGATTATGCTACGAGCAAAAGCGGCTCTTTTGTTTATACTTTTTTAGGACATATTAAAAATGTGGATTTGCAAAGAATTGAATTCAATCGGGATGAGGTTGATAAATTATTTTTTGTTCCTTTTTCATTCTTTTTAAATAATGAACCTGAAAAATATTATATGAACTATTTGCCGAAGGCAGATGATGATTTTCCTTATCACATGGTTAACAACGGAGAAAAATATGATTGGGAAAGTATAAGATATCCCGTTTATTTTTATGACTATAAGGGGCATATAATATGGGGCCTTACTGCTAAGGTTACGTACAATTTGATTAGAAAATTAAAATATAATTAGAAAATACGTGAAAAAAAAATTAAAAAACAGTTGCATTTTTTATAATATTATAATATAATAAGTAAAAAATATACCCAACTAAATTAGTAGGAAATACAATGAAGAAGGAAAGTAGTATATATTGAATTTTCAGAGAGAGCATCTCAAGGCTGAAAAGATGCTTACAGGATGTATGTATGAAGTGCCCTTTGGAGTACAGCACCGAAATCTGTAACAGAGTAGGCTGCTGCGGAGCATATCCGTTATCGTATAATAGCATGATAGTGCTAGCACAAGGTGGGCAGTATGCCAAAAAGAGTGGAACCGCGGATAACTCCGTCTCTATATAGAGATGGAGTTTTTTTGTATTTATATCTGCATGCATTAGCTATTAAAAATATTTTCTAGTTTATGGGTTCAAAAAGGATGGGATGATATGAGTAATTTTACAACATTAAATTTAATCGGAAATACTCCTGTAGTAAAACTTCCGGAAGAGAATATTTTTGTTAAAATGGAGAAATTTAACCCCGGAGGCAGCATCAAGGACAGGGCGGCATTAGGGATGATACTGGATGCGGAAGAAAAGGGATATTTAAAAAATAACAGTGTAATCGTCGAGCCTACCAGCGGAAATACGGGAATAGGCTTAGCATTGATAGGAAGACTTAAGGGATACAAAGTAATTATAGTAATGCCTGAATCAATGAGTGCGGAAAGAAGAGCGATGATATCCTCTTATGGAGCGACACTGATATTGACAGAGGCTCAAAAAGGTATGTCAGGAGCTATT
Above is a window of Sedimentibacter sp. MB35-C1 DNA encoding:
- a CDS encoding glycosyltransferase — translated: MNLNILITTAPFGNGHKMVATALKNAFINKGYNNVFIVDLFTEAHPKITETIKKAYIRSYEFGEAYSILYYGSEKLTDKKVIELYRNFGYKKLNEIASQFKPDVIINTFPILASLRIKNQLGENIPVFNIVTDFYAHKLWLSEEIDKFYIATEELQEELKKLNIPVEKTVVSGIPIRDAFEEAESISMLYKKYNFKRGKKIVLINSGAFGVFKNIKKVCVELCKNKMIQVAVVCGNNKIQKAKLESLGLRNLKVFGFIENIDDLYKISCCMITKSGGITLSEALAVQIPLIIIKPVPGQEKENALYFEKKGAAIIANNSYQIIDSTIELIKNPSLLNAMKKNMKKMHTKASSIKIVDDVVESIEK
- a CDS encoding TMEM165/GDT1 family protein, with protein sequence MLGEGLEAFVLVFVAEVGDKTQLMLMTLAAKYTVMQMLLGIFLGVTVNHGAAVAIGCCLSNVIQGKLLQLFAGFIFVVFGIITILYDEEDGKKTNYKFGPIITTAMTFLLGEMGDKTQLTAMTLAMEAQYPYMVLAGSVAGMMVIGMIGIIIGTALTKHIPSNIIKTVSGLVFIIFGLMRFIE
- a CDS encoding CoA pyrophosphatase, producing the protein MELNEIKSKIKKVTPRPMDDDLRFSVLVPLIEIEGELHIIYEVRSKYVKQPGEVSFPGGKIEENESPQYAAVRETCEELGIDESRVEIISELDYATSKSGSFVYTFLGHIKNVDLQRIEFNRDEVDKLFFVPFSFFLNNEPEKYYMNYLPKADDDFPYHMVNNGEKYDWESIRYPVYFYDYKGHIIWGLTAKVTYNLIRKLKYN